Proteins from a genomic interval of Perognathus longimembris pacificus isolate PPM17 chromosome 14, ASM2315922v1, whole genome shotgun sequence:
- the Clba1 gene encoding uncharacterized protein CLBA1, producing the protein MQGRRELGAEAVSDLAGGPGTASLRRAAGGQSGDGVRGTRTCCPSSPPAEKAGSSRPGAGLRARSPSCPDPGEPSSGWGEFEGFQESSARAEQFALALELLERPTEPQPPRTPSIPKEPSSHQLHPGGPWAAGSAACPSSEPILSYENVFKSVFQEVPVEQATEDVSTLDHFLGTNSEENPGLTSVHRPCCDSRRLWRALQSSSAVSASPGPWQGSRCRQRLLLLLGVDTAQSLSGGQDHVLEGSGLREPEELLAVSTFQLQHCKALIQTKLAGAAGSRRGSLITYGVFLKTPLRRDEHYITVPQKIFSPRNLKMAFFNRDVW; encoded by the exons ATGCAAGGCCGGCGGGAGCTGGGGGCGGAGGCAGTGAGTGACCTCGCAGGGGGGCCTGGGACGGCCTCCCTCCGCCGGGCAGCCGGGGGACAGAGTGGTGACGGTGTGCGCGGGACACGAACCTGCTGCCCCAGCTCCCCGCCTGCGGAGAAAGCCGGCAGTTCCAGGCCAGGAGCCGGGCTTCGCGCCCGCAGCCCCAGCTGTCCCGACCCAGGGGAGCCCAGCAGCGGGTGGGGGGAGTTCGAAGGCTTCCAGGAATCTTCCGCCAGGGCTGAGCAATTCGCTCTGGCCCTGGAACTCCTGGAGAGACCCACAGAACCTCAGCCACCGAGAACCCCTTCCATCCCAAAGGAGCCCAGTTCTCACCAGCTGCACCCGGGTGGACCCTGGGCGGCAGGAAGTGCTGCCTGCCCATCGTCAGAG cccATTCTCAGTTATGAGAACGTCTTTAAGTCTGTTTTCCAAGAAGTCCCAGTGGAGCAGGCAACTGAAGACGTTTCTACCTTGGACCATTTCTTAGGAACAAACAGTGAAGAGAACCCTGGCCTCACCTCTGTGCACAGACCGTG CTGCGACTCCAGGCGGCTCTGGAGAGCCCTGCAGAGCAGCAGCGCCGTGTCCGCGTCCCCGGGCCCGTGGCAGGGCTCCCGCTGCCGGCagcgtctcctcctcctcctcggtgtGGACACTGCCCag AGCCTTTCTGGAGGCCAGGATCATGTtctggaaggctcaggcctgaGAGAGCCTGAAGAACTGCTGGCGGTCAGCACCTTCCAGCTGCAGCACTGCAAAGCCCTGATCCAGACCAAG CTCGCAGGGGCGGCAGGAAGCCGCCGGGGGAGCCTGATCACCTACGGCGTGTTTCTCAAGACACCCCTACGCAGAGACGAGCACTACATCACGGTGCCCCAGAAGATCTTCTCTCCACGCAACTTGAAAATGGCATTCTTCAATCGTGACGTCTGGTAA
- the LOC125363057 gene encoding collagen alpha-1(I) chain-like: MQQPGWSCPGRAAPRRGTGVSGGAAAGCPQRPAGHQSPRGVARGRGRGREGGLGAARRREVRAGSPRQARRPRTPAGSAESRVRDAGAGRPGLRGPGLGLALVRAAAPASRAGPRGHQLRAGRALGLRRAARCLATAAGQSRPCVRGVRGVRGVRGVRGVRGGAGAEARARPPPWPARAFRVSAPPRTPLRTVSLQPEPRPGTPCPVRGAARAFGGGHAALSGAQPEPRPATPCPVRGAARASACNALPCPGRSPSLGLQRPALSGAQPEPRPATPCPVRGAARAFGGGRPALSGAQPEPRPASPCPAPGWYASMIDAVGVPARRPSRRAEPGPRERGPSRRAEPGAPAGSEPGGESEAGIQGNLGHHRDPHIRGKAGSAQGEGRSPASRPENGAVPHRVAGGVCQGPFPAATPVTVRLIRAGRLPGGCSPATGNCQDSPCARRACTPLEGEPERVALGTAPGPAPARPRGAPRRGGAGPAAPASPRSGQVLPPAAWGNSVLSGGASRARVPLLPSRLEVKPAARREPESGDPGQLPARLQFPTGIAQQRGGAGRRGAAPRARWSRGCHRTRRAAAGPHRSGAKMCDCFHVVLPTWAGAPGSAVFARQLGMFGLKGHYSREPGFLPDLACAAPGALLRGPPLCRRAPWTVAGEWGPLAVPSRLAALAFLRYPASSPYSLASAFPEAELRPEAHASVSVLKPASACGGLGTPRLSLAPGEPRGRDAPKDIREGSDVRTAARQRTVPRKGRVGTLQRRAAEGRGAVLPREPRGQRRPQACQLPDQVVHNGGHRGAGGSEEELCTSGRPSRQPQRLQLWCGGVSRLQLWCGGVSRLQVWCGGVSRLQVWCGGVSRLQLWCGGVSRLQLWCGGVSRLQLWCGGVSRLQVWCGGVSRLQVWCGGVSRLQMPQNTRFRLPLPDAR; this comes from the exons ATGCAGCAGCCGGGCTGGAGCTGCccgggccgcgccgcgccgcgccggggGACAGGCGTCTCGGGCGGCGCGGCTGCGGGGTGTCCACAGCGCCCCGCCGGTCACCAGTCGCCCCGGGGTGTGGCCAGGGGCCGcggaaggggcagggagggaggcctcGGGGCGGCCCGCCGCCGGGAGGTGCGGGCCGGGTCCCCCAGGCAGGCGCGGCGCCCGAGGACGCCGGCGGGGTCTGCCGAGAGCCGGGTCCGAGACGCGGGCGCAGGGCGGCCGGGGCTCCGAGGGCCCGGCCTCGGGCTCGCCCTCGTCCGCGCCGCCGCGCCGGCCTCCCGGGCCGGACCCCGCGGGCACCAGCTCCGGGCCGGCCGAGCTCTCGGGCTGCGCCGCGCCGCGCGTTGCCTGGCAACG gcggcCGGGCAGAGCCGCCCCTGCGTGCGGGGCGTGCGGGGCGTGCGGGGCGTGCGGGGCGtgcggggcgtgcggggcggcGCCGGCGCGGAGGCTCGTGCTCGCCCCCCGCCGTGGCCGGCCCGGGCCTTCCGCGTCTCCGCGCCCCCGCGAACGCCCCTGCGAACGGTCTCCCTGCAGCCCGAGCCGCGGCCGGGGACGCCCTGCCCTGTCCGGGGCGCAGCCCGAGCCTTTGGCGGGGGACACGCTGCCCTGTCCGGGGCGCAGCCCGAGCCTCGGCCTGCAACGCCCTGCCCTGTCCGGGGCGCAGCCCGAGCCTCGGCCTGCAACGCCCTGCCCTGTCCGGGGCGCAGCCCGAGCCTCGGCCTGCAACGCCCTGCCCTGTCCGGGGCGCAGCCCGAGCCTCGGCCTGCAACGCCCTGCCCTGTCCGGGGCGCAGCCCGAGCCTTTGGCGGGGGGCGCCCTGCCCTGTCCGGGGCGCAGCCCGAGCCGCGGCCTGCatcgccctgccctgccccaggctgg TACGCATCAATGATTGATGCTGTGGGCGTCCCTGCACGCAGGCCGAGCCGGAGGGCCGAGCCCGGGCCCCGGGAACGCGGGCCGAGCCGTAGGGCCGAGCCCGGGGCCCCAGCAGGGAGCGAGCCTGGAGGAGAAAGCGaggccggg ATACAGGGCAATCTGGGACACCACAGAGACCCACACATCCGGGGCAAGGCAGGCAGTGCCCAGGGAGAGGGGCGAAGCCCAGCATCCCGCCCGGAGAACGGCGCTGTGCCCCACCGTGTCGCGGGAGGCGTCTGCCAGGGCCCCTTCCCGGCAGCCACTCCAGTGACCGTCCGTCTGATCCGCGCGGGCAGGCTGCCGGGTGGCTGCAGCCCCGCTACCGGGAACTGCCAAGA CTCCCCGTGTGCACGGCGGGCCTGCACACCGCTGGAGGGCGAGCCCGAGCGCGTGGCCCTCGGGACCGCTCCCGgcccggccccagcccggccccgcggAGCCCCCCgtcggggcggggccgggcctgcAGCCCCAGCCTCCCCGCGCTCTGGCCAGGTCCTTCCACCCGCAGCCTGGGGGAACTCCGTCTTGTCTGGAGGAGCCTCCCGGGCTCGCGTGCCCCTGCTGCCCTCCAGGCTGGAGGTGAAGCCAGCGGCCCGCCGGGAGCCCGAGTCCGGGGATCCCGGGCAGCTCCCGGCCCGGCTCCAGTTCCCCACCGGGATAG CGCAGCAgcgcggcggcgcggggcggcgagGCGCGGCGCCCCGGGCGCGCTGGAGCCGCGGCTGTCACCGGACGCGTCGGGCCGCCGCCGGCCCGCACCGCTCGGGCGCCAAGATGTGCGACTGCTTCCACGTGGTGCTGCCCACCTGGGCCGGAGCCCCCGGCAGCG CTGTCTTTGCCAGACAGCTTGGCATGTTTGGCCTGAAGGGCCACTACAGCAGGGAGCCCGGGTTCCTTCCAGACCTCGCCTGCGCAGCCCCGGGGGCCCTCCTGCGTGGGCCTCCCCTGTGCAGACGTGCGCCCTGGACAGTAGCAGGAGAATGGGGACCCTTG GCTGTTCCCAGCAGGCTTGCTGCCCTTGCCTTCCTGCGCTACCCTGCCTCGTCCCCTTACTCtctg GCCAGTGCCTTCCCAGAGGCAGAGCTGCGTCCCGAGGCCCACGCCTCCGTCTCTGTCCTGAAACCTGCCAGTGCCTGCGGTGGCCTGGGGACCCCCCGGCTGTCCCTGGCTCCAGGGGAGCCCAGGGGCAGGGACGCGCCCAAGGACATCCGGGAGGGGTCTGACGTGAGGACGGCAGCACGACAGAGGACTGTCCCGAGGAAAGGAAGGGTGGGGACACTGCAGAGGCGCGCCGCCGAGGGCCGGGGAGCTGTGTTGCCGCGAGAGCCGCGTGGTCAGAGGAGGCCACAGGCCTGTCAGCTCCCTGACCAGGTTGTCCACAATGGCGGGCACCGTGGGGCCGGGGGCTCAGAGGAAGAGCTCTGCACCTCGGGGCGGCCATCCCGGCAACCACAGAGGCTGCAGCTGTGGTGTGGGGGCGTGTCTAGACTGCAGCTGTGGTGTGGGGGCGTGTCTAGACTGCAGGTGTGGTGTGGGGGCGTGTCTAGGCTGCAGGTGTGGTGTGGGGGCGTGTCTAGGCTGCAGCTGTGGTGTGGGGGCGTGTCTAGACTGCAGCTGTGGTGTGGGGGCGTGTCTAGACTGCAGCTGTGGTGTGGGGGCGTGTCTAGACTGCAGGTGTGGTGTGGGGGCGTGTCTAGGCTGCAGGTGTGGTGTGGGGGCGTGTCTAGACTGCAG